CGTTACTGGAACCCAAAAATGAAACCATTCATTTTTGGTGCTCGTAATAAAGTTCATATCATCAACCTTGAAAAAACAGTTCCTATGTTTAACCAAGCGCTTAACTTCCTAGAAGCTAAAGCATCTAAAAAAGGTAAAATCCTTTTTGTTGGTACTAAACGCGCAGCTTCAGAAGCTGTTAAAGAAGCTGCAATCGCATGTGACCAATTCTACGTTGATCACCGCTGGTTAGGTGGTATGTTGACTAACTGGAAAACAGTTCGTCAATCAATCAAGCGTTTGAAAGATCTTGAAGTTCAAAGCCAAGACGGTACTTTTGACAAGTTAACTAAGAAAGAAGCGCTTATGCGTACTCGTGAATTAGAGAAACTTGAAAAAACACTTGGTGGTATCAAAAACATGGGCGGTATCCCAGATGTAATCTTCGTAATCGATGCTGATCACGAGCACATTGCAATTAAAGAAGCGAATAACCTAGGAATTCCTGT
Above is a genomic segment from Psychromonas sp. L1A2 containing:
- the rpsB gene encoding 30S ribosomal protein S2: MATVSMRDMLQAGVHFGHQTRYWNPKMKPFIFGARNKVHIINLEKTVPMFNQALNFLEAKASKKGKILFVGTKRAASEAVKEAAIACDQFYVDHRWLGGMLTNWKTVRQSIKRLKDLEVQSQDGTFDKLTKKEALMRTRELEKLEKTLGGIKNMGGIPDVIFVIDADHEHIAIKEANNLGIPVIAVVDTNSCPDNIDYIVPGNDDAIRAVKLYLNAAAEAVKEGRTVEVVVAEGFVEEETAEK